The proteins below come from a single Salinivibrio kushneri genomic window:
- the gshB gene encoding glutathione synthase, which yields MMKIGVVMDPIEAISVKKDSTFAMMLAAQKRGWDVHYIQMDDMSMHQGDPYARTHSVTVMDNPEQWYQIKQTQTLALREFDAILMRKDPPFDTEYIYATYMLERAEQAGVLIVNKPQSLRDCNEKLYTAWFPEHTPTTLVTRRADEIRAFQAQHGDVILKPLDGMGGASIFRVKQGDPNLGVIIETLTEHGQRFCMAQTFVPDISNGDKRILVVDGEPVPYCLARIPAEGETRGNLAAGGRGEARPLSETDWAIARAIAPTLKEKGLIFVGLDVIGDKLTEINVTSPTCIREIDAAYDISIGDILMEAIARRCT from the coding sequence ATGATGAAAATAGGTGTAGTGATGGATCCCATCGAGGCCATCAGTGTAAAAAAAGACTCCACGTTTGCCATGATGCTGGCAGCGCAAAAACGCGGTTGGGACGTGCATTACATTCAGATGGATGACATGTCGATGCATCAAGGTGACCCTTACGCCCGCACTCATAGCGTCACCGTGATGGATAACCCAGAGCAGTGGTATCAAATCAAGCAAACGCAAACCCTCGCACTGCGGGAATTTGATGCGATTTTGATGCGCAAAGATCCGCCGTTTGATACCGAGTATATTTACGCAACTTACATGCTCGAACGCGCGGAGCAGGCCGGTGTGTTGATTGTGAATAAGCCACAGAGCCTACGCGACTGCAATGAAAAGCTGTACACGGCTTGGTTCCCAGAGCACACTCCCACCACCTTGGTCACTCGCCGCGCTGATGAAATCCGGGCGTTCCAAGCACAACATGGTGACGTGATTTTAAAGCCGCTTGATGGCATGGGCGGTGCCTCGATTTTCCGAGTGAAACAAGGTGACCCCAACTTGGGGGTAATCATCGAAACCCTCACTGAACATGGTCAACGTTTTTGCATGGCACAAACCTTTGTGCCGGATATTAGCAACGGCGATAAGCGAATTTTGGTTGTTGATGGAGAGCCCGTGCCTTATTGCTTGGCGCGGATCCCCGCTGAAGGCGAAACGCGCGGTAACTTGGCTGCTGGCGGCCGTGGTGAAGCGCGTCCTTTATCAGAGACGGATTGGGCCATCGCACGCGCGATCGCACCGACATTAAAAGAGAAAGGGCTGATATTCGTAGGGCTCGACGTGATTGGCGACAAGCTAACAGAAATCAACGTCACCAGTCCGACCTGTATTCGCGAGATTGACGCCGCGTATGACATTTCAATTGGTGACATCTTGATGGAGGCGATCGCCAGACGCTGCACCTAA
- a CDS encoding YqgE/AlgH family protein, which translates to MDLKNHFLIAMPSMADSRFQHGVIYVCEHSHDGAMGLMINHPINLSVGKMLDQIEVERQLPLSSTTESLSQPVLFGGPVSEDRGFVLHPATCEYGTSIPLSDQLSVTTSKDILSILGTEQQPEQFLVALGYAGWEPGQLEQELADNSWLTLEADPKVIFDTPVHQRWQKALDQLGIEAANLSSQVGHA; encoded by the coding sequence ATGGATCTGAAAAATCATTTTTTAATCGCGATGCCCAGTATGGCTGATAGCCGTTTTCAGCATGGTGTTATTTATGTCTGTGAGCACAGCCATGATGGGGCAATGGGACTGATGATTAACCACCCCATTAATTTGTCTGTCGGCAAAATGCTGGATCAAATTGAAGTCGAGCGCCAGCTCCCCCTTTCAAGCACCACAGAGAGCTTGTCTCAACCTGTGTTGTTTGGTGGGCCCGTCTCTGAGGACAGAGGGTTTGTGCTGCATCCTGCAACCTGTGAATATGGCACCAGCATTCCTCTATCCGATCAGCTATCGGTCACTACCTCCAAAGATATTCTCTCGATTCTCGGCACCGAGCAACAGCCAGAGCAATTTCTGGTCGCGCTGGGCTATGCTGGCTGGGAGCCGGGACAGCTCGAGCAGGAACTGGCCGACAATAGCTGGCTAACACTGGAAGCCGATCCCAAGGTCATTTTTGATACTCCCGTTCACCAACGTTGGCAAAAAGCGCTCGATCAGCTCGGCATTGAGGCCGCAAACCTTTCTTCACAAGTAGGACATGCATGA
- the ruvX gene encoding Holliday junction resolvase RuvX, with the protein MNAQTIIGFDYGVKSIGVAIGQSLTGTARPLCALKARDGIPNWDDIEAILKDWQPDYLVVGLPLDLHGQPLETITPRAKKFANRLHGRFGYPVELHDERLSTREARADLFSRGGYKALGKGAVDAQSAVVIIESWFERQYTD; encoded by the coding sequence ATGAACGCACAAACCATTATTGGATTTGATTACGGCGTCAAAAGCATTGGCGTTGCCATCGGCCAATCGCTAACAGGCACCGCTCGCCCTTTATGTGCCTTAAAAGCCCGAGACGGGATCCCAAATTGGGATGACATTGAAGCCATACTCAAAGACTGGCAACCCGATTATCTGGTGGTAGGCTTGCCGCTTGACTTACACGGCCAACCGTTAGAGACCATCACACCAAGGGCAAAGAAGTTTGCCAACCGCCTGCACGGACGTTTCGGCTACCCGGTTGAGCTGCACGATGAACGCTTGTCTACGCGTGAAGCGCGCGCGGATCTGTTTTCCCGTGGCGGATATAAGGCCCTGGGTAAAGGCGCTGTCGATGCCCAATCTGCGGTGGTGATTATCGAAAGCTGGTTCGAGCGTCAATACACAGATTGA
- a CDS encoding type IV pilus twitching motility protein PilT translates to MDINELLAFSVKHRASDLHLSAGVSPMVRVDGDMRKLSLPPLSHQAVRELVMAVMSPEQQHIFDNAWEIDFSFELDSVARFRVNAFHQQHGCAAVFRVVPTTVPRLEDLSAPPLFSELASLHQGLVLVTGPTGSGKSTTLAAMIAQINHHQQKHILTIEDPIEFIHPSLQSLVNQREVKRDTQSFQQALRSALREDPDVILVGELRDLETISLALTAAETGHLVFATLHTVSAAKSVDRIIDVFPGSDKPLVRSMLSASLRAVISQQLVKSIQGQRVAAYEIMTVTSAICNLIREDRVAQITSMMQTGAAHGMQTMAQAMAQLENQGVIAPQAAISPTQSVY, encoded by the coding sequence ATGGATATTAATGAGCTACTTGCGTTTAGTGTAAAGCATCGCGCGTCAGATCTACATCTTTCTGCGGGGGTGTCGCCTATGGTGCGGGTAGATGGCGATATGCGCAAGCTCAGTCTGCCGCCGCTTAGCCACCAAGCCGTGCGCGAATTGGTAATGGCGGTGATGAGCCCTGAACAGCAGCATATTTTTGACAATGCATGGGAAATCGACTTTTCCTTTGAGCTGGACTCGGTGGCACGCTTTCGTGTTAATGCCTTCCATCAGCAACATGGCTGTGCGGCGGTTTTTCGCGTGGTGCCCACCACTGTACCAAGGTTAGAGGATTTATCCGCGCCGCCACTTTTCAGTGAGCTGGCTTCGTTACACCAAGGGCTGGTGTTGGTGACTGGGCCGACAGGCTCGGGGAAATCGACCACACTAGCGGCCATGATTGCCCAGATTAATCACCACCAACAAAAGCATATTCTGACTATTGAAGATCCGATTGAGTTTATCCATCCGTCTCTGCAAAGCTTGGTGAACCAGCGAGAGGTCAAGCGTGATACTCAGTCTTTTCAGCAGGCATTGCGCTCAGCGCTGCGTGAAGACCCAGATGTGATATTGGTGGGTGAGTTACGTGATTTAGAAACCATCAGTTTGGCATTAACGGCGGCAGAAACCGGGCATTTGGTGTTTGCGACTTTACATACCGTCAGCGCCGCTAAAAGTGTTGACCGTATTATTGATGTTTTTCCCGGTAGTGATAAACCCTTGGTACGTTCAATGCTCTCTGCCTCATTGCGGGCGGTGATCTCTCAGCAGCTTGTCAAAAGCATCCAAGGTCAGCGTGTTGCCGCTTATGAAATTATGACGGTGACGTCAGCGATTTGTAACTTGATCCGAGAGGATAGAGTGGCGCAAATCACCTCCATGATGCAAACGGGTGCCGCGCATGGCATGCAGACCATGGCACAAGCGATGGCACAGCTAGAGAACCAAGGCGTGATTGCGCCGCAGGCGGCGATCTCGCCCACTCAATCTGTGTATTGA
- a CDS encoding YggS family pyridoxal phosphate-dependent enzyme codes for MCHIKNNIQQVREQIDHASQKCGRLADSVQLIAVSKTKPIEAIADAITAGQRAFGENYVQEGVEKVNYFAEHHPEARIEWHFIGPIQSNKTRLIAEHFDWVHSVDRLKIAKRLSDQRPAHLPPLNVLVQVNTSGEASKSGLTVDNAIALIEDIQALPGLNVRGLMSIPQPETDYQRQCAAFEPLSNAFHALRERTESIDTLSMGMSGDMEAAIACGSTMVRVGTAIFGARDNR; via the coding sequence ATGTGTCATATTAAGAACAATATTCAACAGGTCAGGGAACAGATAGACCACGCAAGCCAAAAATGCGGCCGACTCGCGGACTCAGTGCAATTAATTGCAGTCAGCAAAACCAAGCCTATCGAGGCGATCGCAGATGCGATCACCGCGGGACAACGGGCGTTTGGGGAAAACTACGTGCAAGAAGGGGTGGAAAAGGTCAATTATTTTGCCGAACATCACCCCGAGGCACGCATTGAATGGCACTTTATTGGCCCTATTCAGTCCAACAAAACACGGTTAATTGCAGAGCACTTTGACTGGGTGCATTCTGTCGATCGGTTGAAGATTGCTAAACGCCTGAGCGATCAGCGTCCGGCACATTTACCTCCGCTCAATGTCTTGGTACAAGTAAACACCAGTGGCGAGGCATCAAAGTCGGGATTAACCGTGGATAACGCCATCGCCCTCATTGAAGACATCCAAGCCCTACCCGGTCTGAATGTCAGAGGATTGATGTCTATTCCACAGCCTGAGACGGACTATCAGCGCCAATGCGCCGCGTTTGAACCTTTATCCAATGCGTTTCATGCCCTCCGTGAGCGGACAGAGAGTATCGATACCTTGTCGATGGGTATGAGTGGTGACATGGAAGCGGCGATTGCGTGTGGTAGCACCATGGTACGTGTCGGCACCGCGATTTTTGGCGCGCGAGACAACCGCTAA
- the proC gene encoding pyrroline-5-carboxylate reductase → MEHRSLTFIGAGNMARSIIAGLVGAGYPTSAITASSPSAHPGDVLSTDYGIQTTRDNLHACQAADVIVLAVKPQLMAQVLSDLSAVDWSSKLVISIAAGISTHRLCEMAGTTLNLIRVMPNTPSLVGQGMSGLYASSQVTEADKHYATALMKAVGEVCCVDEEAKINGVIAAAGSAPAYFFRFMEAMQQEAIRQGFSDEQARQLVQQAAKGAAEMVVSNTDTTIGQLREQVTSKGGTTAEALRVFDQHHIGDIVAQAMQAAVSRAKQMEQEF, encoded by the coding sequence ATGGAACATCGCTCCCTTACCTTTATTGGCGCCGGTAATATGGCGCGATCCATCATTGCTGGCCTTGTGGGTGCAGGTTATCCCACCTCTGCGATAACGGCCTCATCACCCAGCGCCCACCCTGGCGATGTGCTGAGTACGGATTATGGCATCCAAACCACCCGTGATAACTTGCATGCCTGCCAAGCGGCAGACGTCATTGTCTTGGCGGTCAAGCCACAGTTAATGGCGCAGGTTTTAAGCGATTTATCGGCTGTCGATTGGTCATCAAAACTGGTGATCTCAATTGCAGCCGGCATCAGTACTCATCGTCTGTGTGAGATGGCAGGTACCACACTCAACCTCATCCGTGTGATGCCGAATACACCGTCTCTTGTCGGCCAAGGAATGAGCGGGCTCTATGCGTCTAGCCAGGTCACGGAGGCGGATAAACACTACGCCACCGCATTGATGAAAGCCGTCGGCGAGGTCTGCTGTGTCGATGAGGAAGCAAAAATTAATGGTGTGATTGCTGCTGCAGGCAGCGCACCGGCATACTTCTTTCGCTTTATGGAAGCGATGCAGCAAGAAGCTATCCGCCAAGGCTTTAGCGACGAGCAAGCCAGACAGCTGGTTCAGCAAGCCGCAAAAGGGGCGGCAGAAATGGTTGTAAGCAATACAGACACAACCATTGGCCAATTGCGTGAGCAGGTAACCTCGAAAGGCGGCACAACCGCTGAAGCGTTACGTGTTTTCGACCAGCACCACATTGGCGATATAGTGGCACAGGCCATGCAGGCGGCAGTCAGCCGCGCCAAACAAATGGAACAAGAATTTTAA
- a CDS encoding YggT family protein produces MNAMTFLINTAFDLYIMVVLLRVWLQWARADFYNPFSQFIVKATQPVVGPLRRMIPALGGLDLATVLFAYLLMVAKFVVLDLVAGNPFAMSSGMFLFSAIALLKAAGKLLFWVLILRAILSWVSQGNNPVEYVFHQLTEPVCAPVRRIIPPIGGLDLSILVIFIALQFINMLIGDFIGPIWYAL; encoded by the coding sequence ATGAATGCAATGACCTTTCTGATCAACACCGCGTTTGATCTTTACATCATGGTGGTGCTGCTACGCGTTTGGCTACAATGGGCGCGCGCAGACTTTTACAACCCCTTCTCTCAATTTATCGTCAAAGCGACCCAGCCTGTGGTTGGCCCGTTGCGTCGAATGATCCCGGCACTCGGTGGTTTGGATCTGGCAACGGTACTGTTTGCTTACCTGCTCATGGTGGCCAAGTTTGTGGTATTGGATTTAGTCGCCGGCAACCCCTTTGCGATGAGCTCAGGCATGTTCCTCTTCTCAGCGATCGCATTACTGAAAGCTGCGGGTAAGTTACTGTTCTGGGTGCTGATCCTGCGCGCCATTTTGAGTTGGGTCAGCCAAGGCAACAACCCTGTCGAGTATGTTTTTCATCAACTTACTGAGCCGGTGTGTGCGCCAGTACGCCGTATTATTCCACCCATCGGTGGGCTCGATCTTAGTATTCTGGTGATCTTTATCGCGCTTCAATTTATCAATATGCTTATCGGCGATTTTATCGGTCCGATTTGGTATGCCCTGTAA
- a CDS encoding DUF4426 domain-containing protein, with amino-acid sequence MRQIIAALSMVLSLLITPAWAGQFKEVGELEVHYNTLSTTFLTPEIAQQYDITRSGYRGLVNIAVLDTMQLGKPAVAAEITGQVKNLVGNSRELDFTEVREGDAIYYIATFAADDEETYRFHIDLNAEGNRNASFDYNYTFYVDAP; translated from the coding sequence ATGCGTCAGATAATAGCAGCGCTCAGCATGGTATTGAGTTTGCTTATCACACCGGCTTGGGCGGGACAGTTTAAAGAGGTCGGTGAGTTGGAAGTGCATTACAACACACTCTCAACCACTTTCTTGACCCCCGAAATCGCTCAGCAGTACGACATTACCCGTAGTGGCTATCGAGGCTTGGTCAACATTGCCGTTCTCGATACCATGCAACTGGGAAAACCGGCGGTAGCCGCCGAGATCACCGGGCAAGTGAAAAACTTGGTCGGAAACAGTCGTGAACTGGACTTTACCGAGGTAAGAGAAGGTGACGCGATCTACTACATCGCCACCTTCGCAGCCGATGATGAAGAGACGTATCGCTTCCATATCGACCTCAACGCCGAAGGAAACCGCAATGCGTCCTTTGACTATAATTATACGTTTTACGTCGATGCCCCATAG
- the rdgB gene encoding RdgB/HAM1 family non-canonical purine NTP pyrophosphatase — MNKVVLATGNAGKVKEMAGLLGEFGFDVLPQSDFAVEEADETGTTFIENAIIKARHAAKVTGLPAIADDSGLEVDALNGAPGVYSARYAGETASDRDNVAKLLEALHDTDNDGRQARFHCVLVYMRHANDPTPMVCHGVWEGQIAHAPQGENGFGYDPVFLPADQQCTAAEMPASEKKQRSHRGQALNALFQALKASQ; from the coding sequence ATGAATAAAGTTGTGTTGGCAACGGGGAACGCAGGCAAAGTGAAAGAAATGGCGGGACTACTCGGCGAATTTGGTTTCGACGTCCTGCCGCAAAGTGACTTTGCCGTTGAAGAAGCCGATGAAACAGGCACCACCTTTATCGAAAATGCCATCATTAAGGCACGTCATGCGGCGAAAGTGACCGGGTTGCCCGCCATTGCCGATGATTCAGGTTTAGAAGTCGATGCCTTAAACGGTGCGCCGGGCGTGTATTCTGCGCGCTATGCGGGTGAAACGGCCAGTGATAGGGATAATGTCGCTAAACTGTTAGAAGCGCTGCATGATACAGACAATGATGGACGCCAGGCTCGCTTCCATTGCGTATTAGTTTATATGCGTCATGCTAATGACCCAACACCGATGGTCTGTCACGGGGTGTGGGAAGGGCAAATCGCTCACGCACCGCAAGGGGAAAACGGCTTTGGTTACGATCCGGTCTTTTTACCTGCCGATCAGCAGTGTACCGCAGCAGAAATGCCCGCTTCCGAGAAAAAGCAACGCTCTCACCGCGGACAAGCACTCAACGCCCTGTTCCAAGCCTTAAAAGCGTCGCAATAA
- the hemW gene encoding radical SAM family heme chaperone HemW, whose translation MIPLSLYVHIPWCVQKCPYCDFNSHTQKGAIPEEDYIDALLDDLDTDLAAYPSVITRTLHSIFIGGGTPSLMSPSQIARLLDGIKARLSVSDSMEVTMEANPGTVEADKFIGYRQAGVNRISIGVQSFSADKLERLGRIHGPGEAERAAHLAHQAGLNSFNLDLMHGLPEQSEQEALSDLEKAIALKPPHLSWYQLTIEPNTQFYSKPPTLPEDDTLWDIFDRGHQLLTDAGYVQYETSAYSLPGHQCAHNLNYWRFGDYLGIGCGAHGKLTLPNGDQSRLLRTVKVKHPRGYLDPQKAYLTDSQWVKQTDLAFEFFMNRFRLLEPCPKAEFVARTGLPLDHLSQPLAQAYDQGLLVESETHWQVTAKGKLFLNDLLAIFLTD comes from the coding sequence ATGATCCCATTGAGTTTATATGTGCACATCCCTTGGTGTGTACAAAAATGCCCCTATTGCGATTTTAATTCGCATACCCAAAAGGGCGCGATCCCAGAAGAGGATTATATCGATGCGCTGCTTGACGATCTTGATACCGATCTTGCCGCCTACCCTTCAGTCATCACGCGCACACTGCACTCGATCTTTATTGGAGGTGGTACACCAAGCTTGATGTCGCCTTCTCAGATAGCACGCCTATTGGATGGCATCAAAGCACGCCTTTCCGTCAGTGACAGCATGGAAGTGACCATGGAAGCCAACCCTGGCACCGTGGAAGCCGATAAATTTATCGGTTACAGACAAGCAGGTGTTAACCGGATTTCTATCGGGGTGCAGAGCTTTTCTGCTGATAAGCTCGAACGCCTAGGGCGTATTCATGGTCCTGGCGAGGCAGAACGTGCGGCCCACCTTGCTCATCAAGCAGGATTAAACAGCTTTAACCTCGATTTAATGCATGGTTTGCCTGAGCAATCGGAGCAAGAGGCACTGAGTGACTTGGAAAAAGCCATAGCGCTTAAGCCGCCGCATCTGTCTTGGTATCAGTTGACCATAGAGCCCAACACCCAGTTTTACTCCAAACCACCGACCCTGCCAGAAGACGATACCTTGTGGGACATTTTTGATCGCGGCCATCAGCTGCTTACAGACGCCGGCTACGTGCAATACGAGACATCCGCATACAGCTTACCCGGTCATCAATGCGCCCATAACCTAAACTATTGGCGCTTTGGCGACTATTTGGGGATTGGTTGTGGCGCCCATGGTAAGCTCACTTTACCGAACGGCGATCAGTCTCGCCTGCTTCGAACAGTTAAAGTGAAGCATCCGCGCGGCTACCTTGATCCACAAAAGGCCTATCTCACCGATAGCCAGTGGGTAAAACAGACTGATCTCGCGTTTGAGTTCTTCATGAACCGGTTTCGCCTACTGGAACCTTGTCCGAAAGCCGAGTTTGTTGCCCGCACGGGGTTACCTCTCGACCACCTTAGCCAGCCACTAGCTCAAGCATATGACCAAGGTCTACTCGTTGAGTCCGAGACACATTGGCAAGTGACCGCTAAAGGTAAGCTCTTCCTCAACGATCTTTTGGCCATTTTTTTAACTGACTAG
- a CDS encoding AI-2E family transporter, translated as MTSSFRVEPKHWTLIAALIIAAYACYLLIEPYIGAIVLAFIVSLLFFPVHKRIEDRIGQRPNTASVISCVLITFIIIIPLTVVAGAIIEQGVSFFTRSYEWLNNGGAKQLLNNPQIQSALHFLNQWLPFDLIDPQETVKKLAAWMSSFSGQMLEFSSKVLGDVTDFFITFMLMLFVLFFLLRDHDSIIHTLRHVIPLSRSQEDQLLDEVEKVAKSAVLGSFLTALAQGAAGGLAMWAVGLPALFWGTMMAFASFIPVVGTALIWLPTVLYLVATGDWQWAIALLIWSVVVVGSIDNLLRPFLMQGNSGMNTLLIFFSLLGGLHLFGLMGLIYGPIIFSITLVLFRMYEIEFERFLDRQDNA; from the coding sequence GTGACTTCGTCATTTCGTGTCGAGCCGAAACATTGGACTTTAATCGCCGCGCTGATTATCGCAGCCTATGCGTGCTATTTACTTATCGAGCCCTATATTGGCGCCATTGTACTCGCGTTTATTGTCTCTTTGCTTTTTTTCCCTGTTCATAAACGTATTGAAGATCGCATTGGACAACGCCCGAATACTGCGTCGGTCATATCCTGTGTCTTAATCACCTTTATCATCATCATCCCCCTTACCGTGGTGGCAGGGGCCATTATCGAGCAAGGTGTGAGCTTTTTTACACGCAGTTACGAATGGCTCAATAACGGTGGCGCGAAGCAATTACTCAACAACCCGCAAATACAGTCGGCGCTACACTTTCTCAACCAGTGGCTGCCATTTGATTTAATTGACCCACAAGAAACCGTGAAAAAGCTAGCCGCTTGGATGTCTTCATTCAGTGGCCAAATGCTCGAGTTTAGCTCCAAGGTATTAGGTGATGTGACCGACTTTTTCATCACCTTCATGCTGATGTTGTTTGTTCTGTTTTTCTTGCTCCGCGATCACGACAGCATTATCCATACGCTCCGCCACGTGATCCCGCTATCACGCAGCCAAGAAGATCAGTTATTGGATGAGGTGGAAAAGGTGGCTAAGTCTGCCGTACTGGGCTCCTTTCTTACCGCACTCGCGCAAGGGGCCGCAGGTGGCTTGGCGATGTGGGCCGTCGGGCTGCCGGCGCTATTTTGGGGCACCATGATGGCCTTTGCTTCATTTATCCCTGTGGTCGGTACTGCGCTCATCTGGCTGCCAACCGTGCTGTATTTGGTGGCCACGGGAGATTGGCAGTGGGCTATCGCCTTACTGATATGGAGTGTTGTGGTGGTCGGCTCCATCGATAACTTACTCCGCCCTTTTCTCATGCAAGGTAACTCGGGCATGAATACCTTGCTTATCTTCTTCTCACTGTTAGGTGGGCTTCATCTGTTCGGCTTGATGGGGCTTATCTATGGTCCGATTATCTTTTCGATTACCTTAGTACTCTTTAGGATGTACGAGATCGAATTTGAACGCTTTCTTGACCGACAAGATAACGCGTAG
- the rsmC gene encoding 16S rRNA (guanine(1207)-N(2))-methyltransferase RsmC translates to MTLTAPSEIAQRHLSLFDNKHILLAGELEDDFAQQLLSHAARVSVFTTHHGYATRMANTDIHVHAGAEYTDDSAVDLVLFYWPKSKAEADFLLAMLTHRLGANVDWVVVGENRSGVKSIEKRFAPYGQVIKQDSARRCSLYHGQCTSPATSFSLADWFHDYPLEVGSLSLTVRALPGVFSHKSLDDGTALLLKHLPNMHGDVIDVGCGAGVIGSVILATNPSCTVTCVDVSYLAVASTQATLAANGLNGSVFASDMLSAVSGQQFDAIISNPPFHEGLETHYHATESLLKNAPRYLRRHGQLAIVANSFLRYPPIIEKGFGQCDTLAKTRRFTVYHAQKAR, encoded by the coding sequence ATGACCCTCACGGCACCCAGCGAGATTGCTCAGCGTCACCTCAGCTTGTTCGACAATAAACATATTCTATTGGCCGGTGAACTCGAAGATGACTTTGCGCAGCAGTTACTGTCTCATGCCGCACGCGTGTCGGTATTTACAACCCATCATGGCTATGCCACTCGAATGGCAAATACCGACATCCATGTACATGCAGGCGCAGAATATACGGATGATAGCGCTGTTGACTTAGTACTTTTCTACTGGCCTAAGTCAAAAGCAGAAGCTGATTTTCTTCTCGCAATGCTCACGCACCGTCTCGGTGCCAACGTCGACTGGGTCGTGGTGGGGGAAAACCGCAGTGGCGTTAAAAGCATCGAAAAACGTTTTGCCCCGTATGGCCAGGTCATCAAACAAGATTCGGCACGCCGATGCAGCCTGTATCATGGCCAGTGCACGTCACCGGCGACGTCATTTAGCCTGGCGGATTGGTTTCACGACTACCCACTCGAAGTAGGGAGTCTATCACTCACTGTTCGTGCTCTACCCGGTGTGTTTAGCCACAAAAGTCTTGATGATGGCACAGCCTTATTACTGAAGCATCTACCCAATATGCACGGCGATGTGATTGATGTCGGCTGTGGCGCGGGCGTCATCGGCTCGGTCATATTGGCTACCAACCCAAGCTGTACGGTCACCTGTGTTGATGTGAGCTATCTAGCGGTCGCATCAACCCAAGCGACACTCGCGGCCAATGGGCTCAACGGCTCTGTTTTTGCCTCAGACATGTTAAGTGCCGTCAGTGGACAGCAGTTTGATGCCATCATTAGCAATCCACCTTTCCATGAAGGCTTGGAAACACATTACCATGCCACTGAATCGTTACTGAAAAACGCCCCTCGCTATCTGCGCCGTCACGGCCAATTAGCGATCGTCGCCAACAGCTTCTTACGTTATCCACCGATTATTGAAAAAGGGTTCGGTCAGTGCGATACCCTCGCGAAAACACGCCGATTCACGGTTTATCATGCGCAAAAAGCACGCTAG